In Nitrospira sp., one genomic interval encodes:
- a CDS encoding Fe-S oxidoreductase → MKPLNLLQPIEPSALERETLRIYDVCDGCRRCFNLCPSFNTLLDRIDVYESDVAKLTPADHRRVVDECYYCKLCFNHCPYTPPHQYGIDFPLLMVVWKKRLATERGTRWRDRLLTKTDLLGRINALVAPLVNWSLKQRWFRTLLETVMGVHRDRQVLPYRRETFSGWWAKRSAPEQPSSSRKVALFAGCLVNYQATDVGKATVQVLEKNDVEITLPDQSCCGMPSFDIGDTAAMMDAARRNVASLSAWIDRGYDVVIPVPSCSLMVKREYPNLIEGDNAKRVSERTYDVCEYLMRLKREGALAEDFTRKPGRVTYQVPCHLRDQNIGFKSKELMEAAGAQVEVIEKCSGHDGSWSAKTEFFPLSMKIAAKAVRLVEQTPADVVASDCPLAGLQLDQAGAAAHVGGRAVRHPIQIVRDAYGLPADPPAAG, encoded by the coding sequence GTGAAGCCATTGAATCTCCTGCAGCCTATCGAGCCGTCGGCACTTGAGAGGGAAACCCTTCGGATCTATGACGTCTGCGACGGCTGCCGCCGCTGCTTCAATCTCTGTCCTTCGTTCAATACGTTACTGGATCGAATCGATGTGTACGAGAGTGATGTGGCCAAGCTGACTCCGGCGGACCATCGCCGTGTGGTAGACGAATGCTACTATTGCAAACTCTGCTTCAATCACTGTCCCTACACGCCGCCGCATCAATACGGTATCGATTTTCCATTATTGATGGTGGTCTGGAAGAAACGGCTCGCGACCGAGCGGGGAACCAGGTGGCGCGACCGGCTGCTGACGAAGACGGACCTGCTGGGACGAATCAATGCCTTGGTTGCGCCGCTCGTCAACTGGAGCTTGAAGCAGCGGTGGTTCCGGACCTTGCTCGAAACGGTGATGGGGGTGCATCGGGATCGGCAGGTCCTGCCGTACCGGCGTGAGACCTTCAGCGGCTGGTGGGCTAAACGGTCGGCGCCTGAACAACCGTCGTCTTCGCGAAAGGTGGCGTTGTTTGCCGGCTGTCTGGTGAACTACCAAGCCACCGATGTCGGAAAGGCCACGGTGCAGGTGTTGGAGAAAAACGACGTGGAGATCACGCTGCCCGATCAGTCTTGCTGCGGCATGCCGTCGTTCGATATCGGGGATACGGCGGCGATGATGGACGCGGCCAGGCGCAATGTCGCATCGCTGAGCGCATGGATCGATCGCGGATATGACGTGGTCATTCCGGTTCCGAGTTGTAGCCTGATGGTCAAGCGCGAGTATCCGAACCTGATCGAGGGGGATAACGCCAAACGAGTATCCGAGCGTACCTATGATGTCTGCGAATATCTCATGAGACTGAAGCGTGAGGGAGCCTTGGCGGAAGATTTCACACGCAAGCCTGGCCGAGTCACGTATCAGGTGCCGTGCCATCTGCGGGATCAAAACATCGGCTTCAAGTCGAAGGAACTCATGGAGGCTGCCGGGGCGCAGGTCGAGGTGATCGAGAAGTGTTCCGGTCACGACGGCTCCTGGTCGGCCAAGACGGAGTTTTTTCCGCTCTCGATGAAGATCGCCGCGAAGGCGGTAAGGCTGGTGGAGCAGACGCCTGCGGATGTGGTCGCGTCCGATTGTCCGCTGGCCGGGTTGCAACTCGACCAGGCCGGGGCCGCCGCTCACGTCGGGGGGAGGGCGGTGCGGCATCCCATCCAGATCGTTCGGGATGCGTATGGTCTTCCGGCCGATCCCCCTGCGGCAGGATGA
- a CDS encoding DUF3501 family protein, translating to MRMVFRPIPLRQDEIHQHDDDEDHDTSMKPLTREDVLSQDEYDRQRDAFRQRIIALKRRRRIALGDKITLVFENRETLRFQIQEMVRVERILDSQKVQDELDVYNALIPAPGELSATLLIELTDAETMKEWLDRFMGLDRGQRLGLRAGGEVVYAAFEGGHSHETKISAVHFVRFRPTASMVRAIGDQAARVALTVYHAGYEAEAEVPWAMRQEWLEDLGAAG from the coding sequence ATGCGTATGGTCTTCCGGCCGATCCCCCTGCGGCAGGATGAGATCCATCAGCACGATGATGACGAGGACCACGATACATCCATGAAACCCCTCACGCGAGAAGATGTGCTGTCCCAGGATGAGTACGACCGGCAGCGGGATGCCTTCCGGCAACGGATCATTGCGCTGAAGCGTCGGCGTAGGATCGCGCTGGGGGACAAGATCACGTTGGTTTTTGAGAATCGCGAGACCTTGCGCTTCCAAATTCAAGAAATGGTTCGTGTCGAACGGATCCTGGACTCCCAGAAGGTTCAGGACGAGCTGGATGTGTATAACGCGCTGATTCCGGCGCCAGGGGAATTGAGCGCGACGCTCCTCATCGAGCTCACCGATGCAGAGACGATGAAGGAGTGGCTCGATCGATTCATGGGTTTGGACCGCGGCCAACGTCTCGGGCTTCGGGCGGGGGGCGAAGTGGTCTATGCAGCGTTCGAAGGCGGGCACAGCCATGAAACCAAGATCAGTGCAGTGCATTTCGTTCGCTTCCGTCCGACCGCATCCATGGTCCGCGCGATCGGCGATCAGGCCGCCCGTGTGGCCTTGACGGTGTATCATGCCGGCTACGAGGCGGAGGCCGAAGTGCCGTGGGCGATGCGGCAAGAGTGGCTTGAGGATTTGGGCGCCGCCGGGTAA
- a CDS encoding 6-carboxytetrahydropterin synthase → MAVVLLTKRIEFAASHRYHRPEWSDAKNRATFGACNNEPGHGHNYMLEVTVAGDVDQRTGMVVNLFDLKQVLLQVLEEFDHKHLNLDLPYFARQIPTSENLARVLWDKLDAQRDIGTLRRICLYEDEDLCADLTAEAGLEVGSVTRRYSFTAVHEGQRGHTWDLFVTVHGRIDADTGMVTDIVALDRLVQERVVTAFEGKDLRSVLATSPVTGEYMAKTIWDRLASRIPAGTLQGVKLVQTRDLFYEYTG, encoded by the coding sequence ATGGCCGTCGTCCTTCTCACCAAACGTATCGAATTCGCCGCGTCCCACCGGTATCATCGGCCTGAATGGAGCGACGCGAAAAACCGTGCGACCTTCGGCGCCTGCAATAACGAGCCTGGCCATGGGCACAATTACATGCTGGAAGTGACGGTGGCGGGCGATGTGGACCAGCGGACCGGCATGGTGGTCAATCTCTTCGATTTGAAACAAGTGTTGCTGCAGGTCTTGGAAGAATTCGACCACAAGCATCTCAACCTCGACTTGCCGTATTTTGCGCGGCAAATTCCAACCTCGGAGAATCTTGCGCGTGTGCTCTGGGACAAGCTCGATGCCCAGCGGGATATCGGCACGCTCCGGCGGATTTGTCTGTACGAAGACGAGGATCTCTGTGCGGATCTGACGGCGGAGGCTGGCCTTGAGGTGGGCTCGGTGACGAGGCGCTACTCATTCACGGCCGTGCACGAGGGCCAGCGCGGCCACACATGGGATCTGTTCGTGACCGTTCATGGACGGATCGATGCGGACACCGGGATGGTCACCGACATCGTGGCCTTGGATCGATTGGTCCAGGAGCGCGTGGTGACGGCCTTTGAGGGAAAGGATCTGCGCAGCGTCCTCGCGACGTCTCCCGTGACGGGTGAATACATGGCCAAGACGATCTGGGATCGCCTCGCTTCTCGGATACCAGCCGGAACGCTTCAGGGCGTCAAACTCGTTCAGACGCGAGATCTCTTCTACGAATACACCGGCTGA
- a CDS encoding OmpA family protein produces MNHDPTTQGSDHTSTLTIGVTDLMTSLAVIFILLFSAYVTKVSETESQAKVPVPPPAQPLARTTTDDIKGALREHFQRFNLSLEADPGDRDVVRIVVPEALLNFEFGKGTLSLSADRFLTEAMPTYAGVLCGALRDRIESLVIEGHTDDRGSDIYNLKLSQERSLSVMGKGLQVIKERAPWAYRCFHEKTSASGRGRQDLIVDEWHLPDREKSRRVVFKIRLRSAAEPADMGRPLGTSNGQAFVSGLY; encoded by the coding sequence ATGAACCACGATCCGACGACGCAGGGGAGCGACCATACCTCTACCCTCACCATCGGTGTGACCGATCTCATGACCTCGCTGGCGGTCATCTTTATTCTGCTCTTCAGTGCCTATGTGACCAAGGTATCTGAAACGGAATCGCAGGCCAAGGTCCCGGTTCCGCCGCCGGCGCAACCGCTCGCGCGGACCACGACCGACGACATCAAGGGAGCGCTCCGCGAACATTTCCAACGGTTCAACCTGTCTCTGGAAGCAGATCCGGGTGATCGCGACGTGGTGCGGATCGTCGTGCCGGAGGCCTTGCTCAATTTTGAGTTTGGAAAGGGAACGTTGTCCCTCTCGGCTGATCGGTTTTTGACGGAGGCCATGCCGACCTATGCGGGTGTGCTCTGCGGTGCATTGCGGGACCGTATCGAGTCCTTGGTCATCGAAGGCCACACCGATGATCGAGGGTCGGATATCTACAATCTGAAACTGAGCCAAGAGCGTTCGCTGAGCGTGATGGGCAAGGGGTTGCAGGTCATCAAGGAACGAGCGCCTTGGGCCTATCGCTGCTTTCACGAAAAGACGTCGGCGAGCGGGCGGGGGCGCCAAGATCTCATCGTCGATGAATGGCACCTGCCTGATCGGGAAAAGAGCCGACGGGTAGTGTTCAAAATCCGTCTCCGCTCTGCGGCAGAACCGGCCGACATGGGTCGACCTCTCGGGACCAGCAACGGCCAGGCGTTCGTCTCCGGCCTGTATTAG
- a CDS encoding SUMF1/EgtB/PvdO family nonheme iron enzyme: MREVRIRLFSIAVASAFLITAQAGAAEPRLPVPRPDLTDRHLIAGTQITAAQLDSRNAVPMVGIPAGELAMGSDRGDDDEQPVHRIVIKAFYLDAFEVTVSRYAEFLASQKPDPPFKWNEALAGPHGNKPVTGVDWYDARDYCRWVGKRLPTEAEWEMAARGTEGRLYPWGDEHPTKGHVNAGQTKWRGYDTLTNVGRYELGKSRSGVYDLAGNLWEWVADWYDPAYYQYSPRDNPPGPSVGPLKVMRGGAWNNDAKSIRSTNRAGYTPDARRNDVGFRCAKDAPNQSTR, translated from the coding sequence ATGCGTGAAGTCAGGATACGCCTTTTTTCCATAGCCGTTGCGAGCGCTTTCCTGATCACCGCTCAAGCCGGCGCCGCCGAACCGAGACTTCCAGTTCCTCGTCCCGATCTCACGGACCGACATCTGATCGCCGGCACACAAATCACGGCGGCCCAACTCGATTCGCGGAACGCCGTTCCCATGGTGGGTATCCCAGCAGGGGAGTTGGCGATGGGGAGTGACCGAGGCGATGACGACGAGCAGCCAGTCCATCGCATAGTCATCAAAGCGTTTTATCTCGATGCCTTTGAAGTGACCGTCTCCCGCTATGCCGAGTTTCTGGCCTCACAAAAACCAGACCCGCCGTTCAAGTGGAACGAAGCTCTCGCAGGTCCACATGGCAACAAACCGGTGACAGGCGTCGACTGGTACGACGCCCGCGACTATTGTCGGTGGGTAGGCAAACGGTTGCCGACGGAAGCAGAGTGGGAAATGGCGGCGCGGGGAACCGAAGGCCGGCTCTATCCCTGGGGAGATGAACACCCGACCAAAGGCCACGTCAACGCCGGCCAAACCAAGTGGCGAGGGTATGACACCTTGACTAATGTGGGTCGGTACGAATTAGGGAAAAGCCGAAGCGGAGTCTACGATCTTGCGGGGAACCTCTGGGAGTGGGTCGCCGACTGGTACGACCCGGCCTACTACCAGTACAGCCCTCGGGACAACCCTCCCGGCCCCTCCGTCGGTCCGCTCAAGGTCATGCGGGGAGGCGCCTGGAACAACGATGCCAAATCCATCCGATCGACGAATCGCGCGGGCTATACCCCGGATGCCAGGCGGAACGACGTGGGGTTTCGCTGCGCGAAGGATGCGCCCAACCAGAGCACTCGCTAA
- a CDS encoding thioredoxin family protein: MNGTVQDVRDENYKEFTESDGAVIAYGLATCEPCKQYDPILEDIAAKFPTVKIGKAKMHVPGRCREIKKTHTFETYPTTHFFLRGQLLLTREGVIQPAELSALISDHLLK; this comes from the coding sequence ATGAACGGCACAGTGCAGGACGTCCGAGACGAGAACTACAAGGAATTCACCGAGAGCGACGGCGCGGTCATCGCGTACGGTCTTGCCACCTGTGAACCCTGCAAACAATACGACCCTATCTTGGAAGACATCGCCGCCAAATTTCCGACCGTGAAGATCGGTAAGGCCAAGATGCATGTCCCTGGTCGCTGTCGCGAGATCAAGAAAACCCACACCTTCGAGACCTATCCCACCACGCACTTTTTTCTGCGAGGACAACTCCTCCTGACGAGAGAAGGCGTCATCCAGCCGGCAGAACTCTCCGCCCTCATCTCCGATCACCTGCTCAAATAA
- a CDS encoding peroxiredoxin: MSDVAAEIKVGDTAPDFTLKDQDQKDVKLSDFRGKKNVVLAFYPLDWSPVCQGENKCLTDDFPQFQNANAELFGISCDSFFSHKAWADSLELKHRLLSDFNREVVKKYGLYFEPLNCGKRATVIVDKNGKVAYVKVQEIKVARDDKDILAALSKLS; this comes from the coding sequence ATGAGTGATGTAGCTGCAGAAATCAAGGTCGGCGACACCGCGCCGGATTTCACATTAAAAGATCAAGACCAGAAAGACGTCAAACTGAGCGACTTCCGAGGGAAGAAGAATGTCGTGCTGGCATTCTATCCTCTCGATTGGAGCCCGGTCTGTCAGGGTGAGAACAAGTGCCTCACCGACGACTTTCCGCAATTCCAAAATGCCAATGCCGAACTCTTCGGCATCAGCTGCGACAGTTTTTTTTCTCACAAGGCATGGGCGGACTCCCTGGAACTGAAGCATCGTCTGCTTTCCGATTTCAATCGCGAAGTTGTGAAGAAGTACGGCCTGTACTTCGAGCCGCTGAACTGCGGTAAGCGCGCCACCGTCATCGTCGACAAGAACGGCAAGGTGGCCTATGTGAAGGTTCAGGAAATCAAGGTGGCCCGGGATGACAAAGACATCCTCGCCGCCCTCTCCAAGCTGAGCTAA
- a CDS encoding IS30 family transposase — protein sequence MHTRAYTHLSAEERETLSLGLTHGHSLRTMARILGRAPSTVSREVARNTTRGCPYRACTAQRHAGIRAHHPRRLRKLLDPWLWQYVQRHLAAGCSPEQIAGRLRRMYPDDMRKRLSAETIYAGLYVLPRGALRTELLAALRQARKTRRPRARGADRRGQIPNMTPIAARPAEVATRTVPGHWEGDLLKGARNRSAVGTLVERTTRLVLLAKMEGTDAERAYRGFSKKLRHVPAALRSTLTYDRGKEMAAHERLAKRLTIRIFFADPHCPWQRGTNENTNGLLRQYLPKGTDLSRYTQRELNAIAYRLNTRPRKCLHFATPLEVYAQLRHHSPVALGT from the coding sequence ATGCACACGAGAGCGTACACACACCTGAGTGCTGAAGAGCGTGAGACGTTGAGTCTGGGGCTGACCCATGGCCATTCGCTCCGAACAATGGCGCGGATCTTGGGACGAGCCCCGAGCACCGTGAGCCGCGAGGTAGCCCGGAACACCACACGCGGCTGTCCCTATCGGGCCTGTACAGCGCAGCGCCACGCAGGCATCCGAGCGCATCACCCACGGCGGCTTCGAAAACTCCTCGACCCGTGGTTGTGGCAGTACGTCCAGCGGCATCTGGCGGCAGGGTGCTCGCCCGAGCAGATTGCTGGACGCCTCCGCCGCATGTATCCTGACGACATGAGGAAGCGGCTGTCTGCCGAAACCATCTATGCGGGCCTGTACGTGCTGCCACGTGGCGCCTTGCGGACCGAATTGTTGGCGGCCCTGCGTCAGGCACGCAAGACGCGTCGGCCGCGCGCACGGGGGGCCGACCGCCGCGGCCAGATTCCCAACATGACCCCGATTGCCGCACGCCCTGCTGAAGTGGCGACCCGGACGGTGCCCGGACACTGGGAAGGCGACTTGCTCAAAGGTGCTCGCAATAGATCGGCCGTTGGCACCCTGGTTGAGCGGACTACTCGCCTGGTCTTGTTGGCGAAAATGGAGGGCACCGATGCCGAGAGGGCCTATCGCGGGTTCTCCAAGAAGCTTCGGCACGTGCCAGCCGCGCTGCGCTCCACCCTGACCTATGATCGGGGCAAAGAGATGGCCGCTCACGAACGGTTGGCGAAGCGTCTGACGATCCGTATCTTTTTTGCCGATCCCCATTGCCCCTGGCAACGGGGAACCAACGAGAATACGAACGGACTCCTGCGTCAGTATTTGCCGAAGGGCACCGATCTGTCGCGCTATACCCAACGGGAATTGAACGCCATCGCCTATCGGCTGAACACCCGCCCACGGAAATGTCTCCACTTTGCCACGCCCCTGGAGGTCTATGCGCAGCTGCGCCATCATTCACCCGTTGCACTTGGAACTTGA
- the typA gene encoding translational GTPase TypA, with product MTQLRAPHDRRSDIRNIAIIAHVDHGKTTLVDALLRQTRVHRKIEDMGERIMDSMDQERERGITIRAKNASVTYKDVKINIVDTPGHADFGGEVERTLRMVDGVLLLVDAKEGPMPQTTFVLRKALALGHKAIVVINKIDRPDAVIDDVVNRTFDLFVHLGATDEQLDFPIVYTSALKGVATLDVNKPGNDITPLLDTILDKIPPPAITRDAPLQILVLALTYDSYKGKMGIGKIQSGSIARRQNVATLTKDGGQVAGRISDLSVFSGLERTDIEQADAGEIVAVSGLDEVNIGDTIADATNPVALPRVTIDEPTVQMTFSVNNSPFAGKEGKFLTSRHLRERLFRELETNVSLRVQETDSADRFLVAGRGELHLGVLIEQMRREGYELQISQPEVILHRDGDSVTEPYEDLTVQVPSEYQGPVIEEIGKRKGELRHMKLVHSEGTASEMHIEYHIPTRGIIGLKNILLAKTRGTVILHHVFSGYAPADEKALLVAPHGSLVAFEAGTSTAYALFMTQERGELFIGPGVEVYQGMVVGQNSRDEDLDVNVCKQKQLTNMRAAGSDEALVLTPPREMTLEFAMEYIGPDELVEVTPKSLRLRKRLLNPEDRRKAKKSAK from the coding sequence ATGACACAACTACGCGCTCCCCACGACCGCCGCTCCGACATTCGCAATATCGCCATCATCGCCCACGTGGACCATGGGAAAACGACCCTCGTCGACGCCCTGCTCCGCCAGACGCGAGTGCACCGAAAGATCGAGGACATGGGCGAACGCATCATGGACTCCATGGACCAGGAGCGCGAGCGCGGCATTACGATTCGCGCGAAGAACGCCAGCGTCACCTACAAGGACGTCAAGATCAACATTGTCGATACCCCGGGCCATGCGGACTTCGGCGGCGAGGTCGAGCGGACATTGCGCATGGTGGACGGCGTGCTGCTCCTGGTCGATGCGAAGGAAGGGCCCATGCCGCAGACCACTTTCGTGCTGCGGAAAGCGCTGGCCCTCGGACACAAGGCAATCGTCGTCATCAACAAAATCGACCGGCCCGACGCCGTGATCGACGACGTCGTGAACCGCACGTTCGACCTCTTCGTACACCTGGGGGCAACCGATGAGCAACTCGACTTTCCCATCGTCTACACGTCGGCTCTCAAAGGCGTCGCAACGTTGGACGTGAACAAACCGGGGAACGACATTACGCCGCTGCTCGATACGATCCTGGACAAAATTCCCCCACCAGCCATCACTCGTGATGCCCCACTGCAAATCCTGGTATTGGCCCTGACGTATGATTCCTATAAAGGCAAGATGGGAATCGGCAAGATTCAATCCGGCTCCATTGCACGACGCCAAAATGTCGCCACCCTCACGAAAGACGGCGGTCAGGTCGCGGGACGCATCTCTGACCTTTCGGTTTTCTCCGGTCTGGAGCGCACCGACATCGAGCAGGCGGACGCCGGAGAAATCGTGGCCGTCTCCGGCCTCGATGAGGTGAACATCGGCGACACGATCGCCGACGCAACCAATCCGGTCGCGCTGCCTCGCGTAACGATCGACGAGCCGACCGTGCAGATGACCTTCTCCGTCAACAATAGTCCCTTTGCCGGAAAAGAAGGCAAGTTCCTCACCTCGCGTCACCTCCGGGAACGCCTGTTTCGTGAACTGGAAACCAACGTCTCCCTGCGCGTCCAGGAGACCGACAGCGCCGACCGTTTCCTGGTCGCCGGACGCGGCGAACTCCATCTCGGTGTTCTGATCGAACAAATGCGCCGCGAAGGGTATGAGCTACAGATCTCGCAACCCGAAGTCATTCTGCACCGCGACGGCGATAGTGTGACGGAGCCGTACGAAGACCTGACGGTGCAGGTGCCGTCGGAATATCAGGGCCCCGTCATCGAAGAAATCGGCAAACGCAAGGGTGAACTTCGACACATGAAGCTCGTGCACTCCGAAGGCACGGCGAGCGAGATGCACATCGAGTATCACATCCCCACCAGGGGAATCATCGGGCTGAAAAACATACTCCTGGCCAAGACACGCGGCACCGTGATTTTGCACCACGTCTTCTCGGGTTATGCGCCAGCCGACGAAAAGGCTCTGTTGGTGGCCCCTCACGGATCGCTGGTGGCCTTTGAAGCCGGAACCAGCACGGCCTACGCGCTGTTCATGACGCAGGAACGAGGCGAGTTATTCATCGGTCCTGGGGTCGAGGTCTACCAAGGCATGGTGGTGGGCCAGAATAGCCGGGACGAAGACTTGGATGTGAACGTCTGCAAACAGAAGCAGCTCACGAACATGCGTGCCGCAGGTTCGGACGAAGCCCTGGTGTTGACGCCGCCGCGTGAAATGACCTTGGAATTCGCCATGGAATATATCGGCCCGGATGAACTCGTCGAGGTCACCCCGAAAAGCCTCCGCCTTCGAAAGCGGCTCCTGAACCCGGAGGATCGCCGCAAAGCGAAAAAGAGCGCCAAGTAA
- a CDS encoding PBP1A family penicillin-binding protein: protein MPGHDRFAQTPLPRRRRRWWKIALIGVLLAVLLGGGGAAGTLWYFSQDLPSLDPLQNYQPSLVTRVYSEDRQVIGQFFIERRFLKPLQEMPKSLTQAVIATEDTRFFEHPGLDIVGILRAAWTNIRHGGRKVEGASTITQQLARSLFLSAERTFDRKLRELILAYKMELVLTKEQILEMYLNQIYFGQGAYGVAAAGQTYFGKELSQLTLAESAFLAGLPKSPSHYSPFKAYDRAKKRQEHVLGRMEEAGFITRADREQAVAEKLNFRRPGSEHLGPYFVEYIRQLLVAKFGETMVYKGGLEVFTTLNADMQKAAEAAVSNGLRELDKRQGWRGPVRTVDPATLEVSAPDPSVKLAEGDMMEGVVTKIQKDHVLVQIGGGTGRLAFDDMAWAAKRLKGKDPIKDVVLVKNLKQLLVPGDVIEVGIKKLEKEIVHLRLEQTPIAEGALIAIDPKTGAIRAMVGGYDFTRSEFNRAVLARRQPGSAFKPVIYATAMNQGMSPATVVLDAPVVYEQEEEDKTWKPENYGKRFHGIVSLREALIHSHNLATVRLLDKVGIRNVIDFARTVGIVSPLAADLSLALGSSSVSMMELVSVYGVFANQGLRVEPYAIASVQDSGGRMLDQASIQPRQVVSRETAYLITNMMEDVVQRGTGVAAKAAIDRPVAGKTGTTNDFTDAWFIGSAPNLAAGTWVGFDDRRPLGETESGAHAALPIWISFMKEALKQLPVVPFEIPDGVMYVKVDPATALLTDQDEQQGTVELFTRGTEPTKSAGSKIDPTDFYKLDHIPESAPPPTSEP, encoded by the coding sequence ATGCCTGGTCATGATCGGTTTGCCCAAACGCCGCTCCCCCGCCGCCGCCGGCGTTGGTGGAAGATTGCCCTGATCGGAGTGCTGCTCGCTGTCCTGCTCGGCGGCGGTGGCGCGGCCGGCACGCTGTGGTATTTCTCCCAAGACCTTCCGTCGCTCGATCCCCTGCAAAATTACCAGCCCAGTCTGGTCACCCGCGTCTATTCCGAGGACCGGCAGGTGATCGGCCAGTTTTTCATAGAGCGGCGGTTCCTGAAGCCGCTTCAGGAGATGCCCAAGAGCCTGACGCAAGCGGTGATCGCTACCGAAGATACGAGGTTTTTCGAGCACCCCGGACTCGACATCGTCGGTATCCTGCGCGCCGCCTGGACCAATATCCGCCACGGCGGGCGGAAGGTGGAGGGCGCCAGCACCATCACGCAGCAGTTGGCGCGGTCGCTCTTCTTGTCTGCGGAGCGCACGTTCGACCGCAAGCTTCGCGAACTGATCCTGGCCTACAAGATGGAACTGGTCCTGACGAAGGAACAGATCCTGGAGATGTATCTGAACCAAATCTATTTCGGCCAAGGCGCCTATGGGGTCGCCGCGGCCGGACAGACCTATTTCGGCAAGGAACTCTCCCAGCTGACGTTAGCGGAATCCGCCTTTCTCGCCGGCCTTCCCAAGTCCCCCAGCCACTACTCCCCTTTCAAGGCCTATGACCGTGCCAAGAAGCGGCAGGAACATGTATTGGGCCGGATGGAGGAGGCGGGATTTATCACCCGAGCCGACCGGGAACAGGCGGTAGCCGAAAAGCTGAACTTCCGCCGACCGGGGAGCGAGCATCTGGGGCCCTATTTCGTGGAGTACATTCGGCAACTGCTGGTCGCCAAATTCGGCGAAACGATGGTCTATAAGGGCGGCCTCGAAGTCTTCACCACGTTAAACGCCGATATGCAGAAGGCAGCCGAAGCCGCCGTGTCGAACGGACTCCGTGAATTGGATAAACGCCAGGGCTGGCGTGGGCCGGTGCGCACCGTTGACCCGGCCACGTTGGAGGTGTCGGCGCCCGATCCTTCCGTGAAGCTGGCCGAGGGAGACATGATGGAAGGCGTCGTGACGAAGATCCAGAAGGATCACGTGCTGGTGCAGATCGGCGGCGGCACTGGCCGGCTCGCGTTTGACGATATGGCGTGGGCTGCCAAACGGTTGAAGGGAAAGGATCCGATCAAGGACGTCGTCCTGGTGAAAAATCTCAAGCAGCTCCTCGTGCCCGGCGACGTGATCGAGGTGGGAATCAAGAAGCTGGAGAAGGAGATCGTTCATCTTCGGTTGGAACAGACGCCGATCGCCGAAGGCGCCCTCATCGCCATCGATCCCAAGACCGGAGCCATTCGAGCGATGGTAGGGGGGTACGACTTTACGCGCAGTGAATTCAATCGCGCCGTGTTGGCTCGGCGACAGCCCGGGTCCGCGTTCAAGCCGGTCATCTATGCGACCGCGATGAACCAAGGCATGAGTCCGGCCACGGTCGTGCTGGATGCGCCGGTTGTGTATGAACAGGAAGAAGAAGACAAGACCTGGAAGCCCGAAAACTACGGGAAGCGGTTCCACGGCATCGTGAGTCTGCGCGAAGCGTTGATCCATTCCCATAACCTGGCGACCGTTCGGCTGCTGGACAAGGTAGGTATCCGAAATGTGATCGATTTTGCGCGGACGGTGGGAATTGTCAGCCCGTTGGCGGCGGACTTGTCCTTGGCATTGGGCTCGTCCAGCGTCAGTATGATGGAGTTGGTCTCGGTGTACGGGGTGTTCGCCAATCAAGGGTTGCGGGTCGAGCCCTACGCGATCGCGAGTGTGCAGGACAGCGGAGGCCGGATGTTGGATCAGGCCTCGATCCAGCCCCGCCAAGTCGTCTCACGGGAGACGGCCTATCTGATCACCAACATGATGGAAGATGTCGTGCAGCGCGGGACCGGTGTGGCGGCGAAGGCGGCCATCGACCGGCCGGTGGCGGGAAAAACCGGCACGACCAATGACTTCACCGATGCCTGGTTCATCGGGTCGGCGCCCAATCTGGCCGCCGGAACGTGGGTCGGGTTTGATGACCGGCGACCGCTCGGCGAAACCGAGTCCGGAGCCCATGCGGCCTTACCAATCTGGATCAGCTTTATGAAGGAAGCCCTCAAGCAGTTGCCCGTCGTGCCTTTTGAGATTCCTGATGGGGTGATGTACGTCAAGGTCGATCCTGCCACCGCGCTGTTGACGGATCAGGATGAACAGCAAGGGACCGTCGAACTCTTCACCAGAGGAACCGAGCCCACCAAAAGCGCGGGCTCGAAGATCGATCCGACCGATTTCTACAAGCTCGATCATATTCCAGAGAGCGCGCCTCCGCCGACAAGCGAACCCTAG
- the iscX gene encoding Fe-S cluster assembly protein IscX has protein sequence MDLKWNDTEEIAIRLVETHPTTDPLTVRFTDMHSWIVALPEFKDDPKKSNEKILESIQMAWHEEYQDAQS, from the coding sequence ATGGACTTGAAATGGAATGACACCGAAGAAATCGCGATCCGCCTGGTCGAAACCCACCCCACGACCGACCCCTTGACGGTCCGCTTCACGGACATGCACAGCTGGATCGTGGCGCTGCCGGAATTCAAGGATGATCCCAAGAAGTCAAACGAGAAGATTCTGGAGTCCATCCAAATGGCCTGGCACGAGGAGTATCAGGACGCCCAGTCCTGA